The stretch of DNA CCGAAACGGCCGTCACGCAGGGGAGTCTCATCTTCTTCCTGAAAGGAATCGGCGGAGAGGACCCACCGGGAGAAGCCCCGCGGGCCGAAACGGCCGTCACGCAGGGGAGTCTCATCTTCTTCCTGAAGGGACTCGGCGGAGAGGACCCACCGGGAGAAACCCCGCGGGCCGAAACGGCCGTCACGCAGGGAAATCTCACCTTCTTCCTGAAGGGAATCACTGGAAAAGATCCAGGAGACAAAACCACGTCCAAAACGCGATTGCTCCGGAGCTACGGGATCTTTCACAGAAAGTCTTTCCGAGGAGAGAACCCATCGAACAAATTGAAAGAATTTTATGGGGTTTAAACTCATCAAGGAATTGAAGGCTCCTTAAGCTTGTTTATTACCCTGCAACGACAGCGATATTGTCTATACCACTTTTTAAACTCAGGTCAAAGGTCTTTTTGCGGATCCATGGCAGGTGTATGTGTTCACAAGCGCAACCCCCTACTCGGAAGCTGTCACCGATCCATGGACGGCCGCTGATTCGCCCACCGTTGCGACACCCCCAACGAACCTCAGCCTGCCTGTATAGATCGGGATCGCAACCTTCAGCATCAGTGTATAGATGAGCGCTCCAGTCGCCCAGACCCCGAGGGCGACAAAGATCTCGGCATGGGTGGGAGAATATTCGTAAATCTCGCCCAGGGTCCCCGGGATGAAACCCGGGACGACGAGTCCCATCCCCTTCTCGATGTATACTCCTATGATAACCAGCACACACGCCATGTTCAGGGTTACCACGTTATTCCTGGCCCTGGGAGAAAGGAAGAGGAAAAAGGCTATCAGGTTAAATATCAGAGCCGTCCAGAGCCATGGCACCAGAGCATTGTGCCCCTTAAGACCAAAATACAGATATTTGAGCGGCGCAAGTTCAGCGGTACCCGAATAGAACTCCTTGAACATCTCGGCGCCGAAAAGGAAGAGGTTAAACCCCATGGCGTAGGCGATCAACTCGGCAATCTTTGCAATAGCGCTGTCCTCGATCTCCAGATCGGATATCTTCCGGAGGATCTGGAAAATGATGATCATGAGCGCCGGACCGGAGCAGAAAGCTGAAGCCAGGAAACGGGGCGCAAGGATGGACGCATTCCAGAAGGGGCGCGCCGGCAGGCCATTGTAGAGAAACGCCGTTACCGTGTGGATGCTTATGGCCCAGGGTATGGAGAGGATCACCAGTGGTTTGACCACGGCCATGCTGTATTCCAGGTTGTGGGCTATACGGTACATGACATAAAAAACAACCGTCAGGTTCAAAAAGAGGTAACCGTTAAGAACCAGCACGTCCCACGCCAGAAGAGAACTTGGAAAGTTCATGGTGCCGAAGAACGGAAAAAGATGCCAGACCCTGTCGGGACGGCCGAGATCGACCATGATAAACATGATGCACATGAAGATAGCGCTAATGGCCAACATCTCGCTGAAGAGCACGATCTCCTTGATGGGTTTGAAGTTGTAGATATATGCAGGGATGACCAGGAGCACGGCCGCGGCCGCAACGCCCACCAGAAATGTGAAGTTCGAGAGGTAGAATCCCCAGGAAACCTGATCGCGCATGGCTGTGACGATGAGGCCCTTTTCCAGCTGAACGACGTAGGTGCTCCACCCCAGGAGCATGAAGAAACCGAGGATGCCGAGCCAGATGTAATAGCCGCGGCTGCCCTTTACGATCTGCTTGAGGGCCATAAGAAAATGTTTCATTAGATCCGGCATGATAATCGCCCCCTCATTCTATGTGGCGAAGAAGTAGAAGAACTTGGGATACGTATTCAGATCCTCTTTCCACCTGAAAATGCGCTTGTTTTCAATGCAGTATCGAATCTCGCTCGCAGGATCCAGCATATTTCCGAACTTTCGCGCGCCAACCGGACAGACCTCCACGCAGGCCGGATAACGACCGGGTGTATTTCTTGTCCTCTGGATGCAAAAAGTACACTTCTCGACGATACCGTGATACCGGGGCCTGTTTCCCAGGTAATGAGTGTCCGGATTGATCTCTTTTTTAGGAATACCCGGGCTGGTCCAGTTGAAATGTCTCGCGCCATAGGGACAGGCCGCCATGCAGTAACGGCAGCCTATGCACCAGTTGTAATCCACGACCACTATGCCATCGTCCTCTTTCCATGTGGCCTGGGTAGGGCAGGCTCGGACACAGGGAGGGTTCTCGCATTGCTGACACTGGGTAGGCATATAGAAGTATCCATCCTCCGGAACCTTGGCAGGATTATAATACTTGTCGGCGTTCTCCAGATCGTTGCCCCACTTGTCTCCCTTTTTGAACCGAAGAACCGTAATCCAGTGGATCTGCGGATCCCTTGACTGGTTGTTCTCATCGACACAGGCATACACACAACGACGGCAGCCGATACACCTGGACAGGTCAAGACCGTAACCGAACAGGACTCCCGGAAGAGCCTTGTTGGCGGAGACTTTGATATCCACATCGTATTTTTTTGCATATTCCCGCTCGAGTCGCTCAAGAACCTTCTTCAATTCCTTGTCGTTCATCTCACGGAAGTGCTTCTGAAAAAAGGCTTCCCAGATCGAGGCGTCAGCATCCCTGGCCGGCAAAACCAGCGCGGCGGATCCCAGGGCCACCCCTTTCAGGAAGCTCCGCCTGGCAACCTTGTGTTCCCGCTGAGAGCTGAACTCGGGTTTCTTCATGACATCTGGCCTCTACTTGATATCCGCCGGTTTAATGGGAGGGGGTTTTGGAGTGATAGGCTTGAACCTGGGGTTGTGCGGATTGTGGCACTGGACACATAGACGGTAGATCTTCTTGCCGTTCCACTCCCCCGTGCGTTTCCCGTGAACGCCGGCCTTCCAATCCCTGAAAATCGTTCCATGGCACTGGCCGCAGAGATAATAGGACTCCCCGAAAGTGACCAGTTTCCCGCTTGCAAGACGCAGATAGTCCCGATCATCAGGGTTGTGGCAATCCAGACACCAACGCTGTTTTTCGGCATGGTGGATCAGTCTGATGTCCTCGTGAAATTCTGTGAGTTTACGCCTCTTGGGATTGGTCTTCATGTCGGCATGGCAGTCGGAACATGGAAAAATACCTGGCGACAATGGTGGGGGCGTAATAAAGAGGTTCGGAATAGGCTGTTCCACCCTCCCGGCAGGCTCGGACTGGGCAACAGTTTTGCCGGAATGGGTCTTTGAGTCCGAACGGGCCGCCAGGGGCGTCATCACAAGGACCGCACCAAGAAGGACCGTCAGAACCTGAATTTTTCTCATGTGAATGCCTCCCACGTAAAACCCGCACCACCGATTAAGATCCTGCCGCTAACTCATCGGCCTGCAAAACCACGACGGAGCCTTGATAGGGGTAAATACAAACACAGCACAATCTATTTACGGCAAAAAAGAACTTAACTACAAAAAGATACATCTGATGTGATATTTCAGTACGATAGTGTAATTCACAGGCGAGCTTCGGCGTATTTATATACCCGACCGCCTCCATTGTAAAGAAAAAATCATGTCAATTTTGATGGACTCGCAAAAAGCATTATTTCACTTTCATCACAGATTGATGACTCCCTGCGAAGTCATCAATCTTCCACGTGGCGGTGCCACCTGCTCAGCACCGCGGACCCGATCGCGGCCGCAAGCACGAAGGACAGAACTCCCAGCACCAGAGGAATCCCCCTGGTCGCAAGCAGGTCGACAACAAAGACCTTCACCGCGCCTATGACGGTGACTCCCGCTGCCACATTTCTTATCTCGACACTCCCCCTGCGATACGCCTTGAGGAAGAGCAGGGCGGCGCCGATATTGATGATAATCGACTGAGCGCACCTGAATGCATCAGTTGGACCTCCCAAAACCCCGTAAGCAATGGCCCTGAACGCCAGGAAGGCGCTGGTCAGGGATACCAACAAAAGGATCAGGGCGCTTCGGTCCAGCCTGTCGATCCGTGAAAAAAACAGGCTGTGTAGAGGCGGCGCGACCTTCCTGGATCTGCGGTAATGGAAGAATGAAACAGCGGAAATGGAGGCCATTGCGGCAATTGTCACCACAGGCGACGCCCCCGGTGGATTTCCGGTGAGAAGGATGAAAGAGGCGCCCATCACAGTTCCCTGGAGGAAGTAGGAAGTGACACGGATTCCCGCGCTGTCCCACGCCACCGAAAGGGAGGAAAGGCCGTAGGCGGCCAGGGAGAGGACAGCAAGGGCTATCACCGATTCGCCGGAAAGGTCCCGGAAAGAAATGGCCATGAGGAAAGCCGCCGGGAAGACCAGTGCATTGATGCCCGACGCTCCGGCCTCCCTGCGCCTCACAATGACGTAAGCCATTGTCATGAAAACGACGGCGATGAAGGTTCCGAATGCCCCTACCGCCACCATTGTGCCCATATCGGACTGAAGGTGGAACCTTGCCAGCATATAGGCCCATGCTGAGGTCAAAGTCGGCAGTATGGAATCGAATGCCCCCAGCCGTTCCTCCTTCTTCCTCGGAATGCGGAGAAAGACGAATCCGACATAGAAGGCGGACATCACCGTCAGTGATGGAATAAACCATTCGCTGGAGTAGGGGCCTCCCAGAGCCACGCCGGTCTCCCGATATGTGAACATTTTGTAATCCCATGCCAGGTAGGAAAGCGTGGTCACCGAGAAGGCAACAACCCGGAGCCACCGGCATTTCGGCAGATCCACAGCGGAAAAGGCAATAATATTAACCGCCAGGAGAAAGCCAGCCAGGTAAAGAAAATTGGGGCTGGGAAAATCGATGGGTATGCCCGCCGCAATTATCCCGATCGTCCCGACGCTCACCGGAATGGCCGCCCGGTACTTATGGCTGATTACCGCCATTCCACCCGCCGCTAAAATCAGCATCAGGTAGGCGGCAAGGGATGGTATGGAACCGAAACCGGCATGGGTTTCATAGACTACGGAGAAGAGAAGGAGCCCTCCGCTGACACTGAATATGGGAGCGAAGGAATGGGATCTGGAGTACATGATCAACCCGGTTCCCTCAAGGAGTGATGCGTATAGAACCCCGAGGATGGACCCGAGGGTGACCCCGACCATCCCGTTATCCGTCAGTGTTCTCAGGAGAAGGGCGAAAAGGAGAATAATGCTGACGGCTGTAAACCGCGACAGTATGGCGGCCATCCCACCTGTCGTCAGCCCTCCCGGCTTCGGCGCAAAAGCTGTTCCTTCCGCCGATATCACGGTGGATGCGGCGCCGGGTTCGTCTCCCCTTCGCACCGCCGGAGAGACTTCTATCATTTTTTCAATGGCGTCGACCCTTCCGGTCAGCGCCTCCACCTCCCGCGAAAGTTTTTCGATCCTGCCGGAAAGCCCCTTCACGTCGTCAGACATAATCTCCCCTCGACGGGCGGCAATGGAATGGGGTCGGGCCCCATTATCAATCAGTTGAACTTGTGGCAGTCCCCGCAGAATTTACCGGGGTTATGATCCGCCCTGTCATCGTGGCACTGATAGCAGGTGTCCCTGCTGTTCACAACCCACGTGTGGGCCTGGTGACAGGTCGTGCAGCCGGCATCCTTATGGTCCTCCACTTTCACGTGAAGCCCCCCAAGATCATCGTGGCAGTCCGTACAATCCACGAGGGGCTCTACTTTCTGGAGGTCCTCATGGCAGTCGGAACACTCCAGGTCACTCATCCCGCCCGTCTTGGCATAATGGGATATGTTCTTCTCCTCGTGGCAAGTAACACAATCCCTTGGAGGGGGCATCCCGCCCGAATGACAGTTGCTGCAGTTCATGAGGGCATGCTTGCCCTTCAGATCCCATGGGTGCCAGCTTTCCCATTTCTTTCCCTCCGGATATCCCTCAGCCCAGTACTTGCTGGGACCACTCTCGGGCATTGTGTGGCAGATTGTGCATTTGCGCCGAATGACCCTGCCATCCTCGCTGACATGTTTGCCGTCGTGACAGCGAAAACAGCCCGGGGAATCCCTGTGCCCGATATTATCCGGATATTTCTTCCAACTCACTTTCATGGATGGGAAAAAATTCTGGCCGTATATGTGTTGAATCGCCTTGATTGCCTGATTGATATCGTCGACTCTGGAGGCCGCCACCTCCGGATATTTTTTATCATAAAACGCCTTGATTCTGCTTTTTATCTCCTCGAAAGCCTGTTTTTTCGTCTCATAATTCCCGACGAGAACGCGGACCCCTTCACGCTTGATGTAGGGCAGGGTGTGGTCTATGCCCTCCTCCACCAGGGCCTGGTCCATACTGCGCTGAGGTGAATTATAGATATGTGTCGGTCTGTTATGACAGACGACACAGTCCACCAGCCGAACCTTGTTGTCCTTTCCGGCGTCTTTCTTCTCCTCGTAGCCCTGGAGTTTGTACTCCACCACACTGCCGTCCGCCTGCTCATCCCAGACAACGGGGATCACCTGAAGATTAGGGTCGGCGGCTCTGAAGGTCACTTTCTCTTCCGACAGCATGTGCCAGTGGATGCCGGATCCTCCTTTTTCGCTCAGATTCTCGCCTCCTCCAATCTTCACGAGCATGGAAACGTCGTGCGGCGTGTTTTTCTCGTCGAAACCAAAATGCGTCCTTACCCTCAGTATGCTGCCGTAGAACTTCGCGGGCCAATGACACATCTCGCAGGTTTCGCGAGCAGGACGGAGATGCTCGATGGCCGGGGGAATGGGTTTGGGATAGGTTTTCAGAAGAACGGCGAACAACTGTCTTGTGCCCGCGAGTTTGGATTTGACGTACCATCCCGCCCCCGGACCCACGTGGCATTCCGCACACAGGACCCTGGCATGGGGTGAGTTCAGCGCAGCGGTAGCCTCGGGGGCCATTACACTGTGGCATAGATCTCCGCAAAATGCCCGTGACTCGGTGAAATGATAGGCCTGGTAAGCAATCACGGTCAGGAGTATAACGGCAAACACCGTGCCTGAAATAAAAACTATAAACCTTACCATGTGTCCCGGTTCGTTCAGGTCCAGGACAGGGAATCTGGGTATTTCGTCGGTGTGGCCTTTTCGCCTTCTCTTGTGTTCATCCCACATCCCCCAGACGATGAGGAGGAAACCCGCCATGAAAGATACCGGAAGGATGAAAAAGAGCAGGACGCCGAAATATGGCGATGGAAACTTGGCCAGAAAATCGATGACAAGCAGGACAACGATCATCAGCGCCGACCCTGCAGAGAGAAGCATCCCCAGATAGCTCATGGGGTTACGCCAGAGGCCCCTCTCAAAGATATTTTTACTTTCCGTCATTATTTACCCCTCCGTGGTTCACCCTGGCGTGACTCCCGCGCGCCTGGTGTTCTTCTATTCACAATCTCACCGCGGCCCACTCTTTTCTCAACTGAACTTTTTTGCACAATAAAACCCGCTAGTCAAGCATCAACAGCGGGCCAGACCTTGCGGAGTTATTCACAATAGATGCCGGCATTGAATGTTGAAGGTGCTCTACCTGCCCTGCCGGCGCCGGGCTGTGTCTATCCCTCCCCCTCTTCCGCACGCAGGAGCTTGTACTCAATGGAATCAACGAGGGCCTGCCAGGAAGCCTCGAGAATATTCGCGGAAACCCCAACAGTGGACCACCTGGTCTTTCCGTCGCCGGACTCGATTATTACCCGGGTGACGGCCGCCGTCCCCTTGTTCTCAGGCAGGATTCTGACCTTGTAGTCCAGCAGCTTGACCTCGCTGAGAACAGGGTAAAATTTGGTCAGCGCTTTGCGCAAGGCGGCATCCATGGCATCAACCGGGCCGTGCCCGACGGAAGCTGTGTGTTCCACGCTGCCGTCCACCTCGACCATTATTGTGGCCTCCGAAAGGGGCGGCTTATCCCATTCCCGCTTCTCATCTATCACTCTGAACCCTTTGAGCCCGAAGAATCTGCGATGTTTTCCCATTGCCTTTTTCAGGAGAAGTTCAAACGACGCCTCGGCCGACTCGTACAGAAAGCCCCTGTTTTCAAGTTCCTTTATCTCTTCGAGGACCCTTGCGATGGCGGGGTCCTTGTCATCCATGCGGATCCCCAACTCAGCCGCCTTGAAAAGGATATTGCTCCTCCCCGAGAGATCGGAAAGCAGGACTCTGGTCCGGTTGCCGACTGAAGACGGGTCGGTATGCTCGTACGTCCGACGATTCCGCTGGATGGCCGAAACGTGTATGCCCCCCTTGTGTGCAAAGGCGCTCCTTCCAACGTAGGGCTGCCGGGAATAGGGGGCCATGTTGGCAAATTCAGAAATTGTCCTCGAAATCTCCCTCAATCTCGACAATTTCTCAGGGGAAACGGATGTTTTCATCCCCATTTTCTGGCTGAGGGCCGGGATGATGGAACACAGGTTGGCGTTTCCGCACCTTTCGCCCCACCCATTGATGGTTCCCTGAACGTGCCGACCGCCCAACTGAAGGAAGAGGAGGGAGTTGGCAACAGCGCACTCGGAATCGTTGTGCATGTGGGCTCCAAGTCTGGCGTCGGGGATCGCTCCCTGGACCTCCAGGACGATCTTCTCCATTTCGCTGGGCAGTGTCCCCCCGTTGGTGTCGCAGAGAACAAGGCAGTCGGCCGAGGCCTTGTGCGCGGCCTGTAAGGTTCTGAGCGCGTATTCCGGATCGTCCTTATAGCCGTCGAAAAAATGCTCTGCATCATAAAAAACAAGGTCCGCGTTGGCTTTGAGGTAGGAGACCGAATCATGGATCATATCGAGATTCTCCTCCAGGGATGTCCTCAGGGCCTCCTTTACGTGAAGGTGCCAACTCTTGCCGAAGATGGTTATGACCTCGGAAGCCCGTAGAAGCGCCTGGATCTGGGGGTCGTCAGCCGCCCTGGTCTTTTTGCGCCGGGTAGACCCGAAAGCCGCAATGCGTGAAATGTCCAGTTTCAGGCTTGCCGTCTTCTCGAAAAACTCCATATCCCTGGGGTTGGATCCCGGCCATCCACCCTCAATGAAATCGATCCCAAGTTCATCAAGACAATGGGCGATAGCTATTTTATCCTTGACCTGAAGGCTGATCTCCTCGGCCTGAGTACCATCCCGCAGGGTCGTATCGTAGACAACAACTCTGTCTTCATCCTCTGTTTTTTTCGCTCCGGCCATTGCTTTTCCGCCTTCCCGGCCGCCATGGCGGCCGACTATACGCTCTCCGTTCCAAGATCAAATGCCTCGTGAAGAATACGAACAGCAAGCTCGGCATACTTCATCTTCACAACGCAGGACACCTTGATCTCCGAGGTGCTTACCATCATTATATTTATGCCCTCATCCGCGAGAGCGCTAAACATTCTGGATGCCACGCCGGAATGATTTCGCATCCCTGTGCCTATGACGGCGATTTTCGCCACCTTTTCGTCCGTAAGGACATCCCTGGCTCCGATATCTTTGCTGACCTTTCGCACAATGCCGAGAGCCTGCGTCAGATCGGTTCTGGGAACGGTAAAGGTCATGTCCGTGTATCCGTCGACGCTGATATTCTGGATAATCATGTCCACATTGATATTGGCCCTGGCTATGGGTCCGAAGAGGCTCGCGGCGATCCCGGGCCTGTCTGGAACCCTGAGGACGGAAATTTTGGCCTCGTTCTTGTCACATGTCACCCCCGAAACCACTACCTTTTCCATATCGTAATCCTCCTTTATAACCCAGGTCCCCTCGACATCACTGAAGGTCGAGCGCACGTGCAGGGGAACATGGTACTTTTTGGCAAATTCAACCGAACGGATCTGGAGCACCTTGGCCCCCTGGCTTGCCATCTCGAGCATCTCGTCGTAGGAGATCCGGGATATTTTCCTGGCATCCGCAACTACGTTTGGATCGGCAGTAAAGATACCCTCAACGTCCGTGTAGATTTCACAGGCATCTGCCTTGAGCGCTGCGGCAATGGCCACGGCGGAGGTGTCCGAACCTCCCCTGCCCAGGGTGGTAACGTTTCCGTTCTCATCCACGCCCTGAAACCCGGGCAGAACTACTACCCGGCCGGCTTTCAGGTTTTCGCGAATTTTTCCGTCATCTATTCTGTGGATCCTCGCTTTTGAATGCACGGGGTCGGTATGTATGGCGATCTGGGAACCCAGCAGCGAGATGGAATCGGCGCCCATGGTTTTAAGGGCCATGGACAGTAGACCGATAGTGACCTGCTCACCGGTAGACACGACGACATCGTATTCCCTGGGATCCGGCGGCTCCATGACGGCAGCGCAAAGAGCAACCAGTTTGTTGGTCTCACCGGCCATGGCTGAGACGACTACCACCACCTCGTTGCCGCCGTCCTTCGCCCTCTTGGCAATTTCGGCCACATGGCGGATCTTCTCGATACTGCCCACCGATGTTCCGCCGAATTTCTGAACAACTAACGCCATCTATTCCCGCCCTCCGGTTTGATAATAGTCCAATGTCCAAAGTCCAAAGTCCAGATTACAACTTCCCCTCGATAAATCTCCCCATGAGCTCATGTCCCCTATCCAGGAGCAGGCCCGTGCTCTGTGCGTTCCTCTCCGAGTAGGCAAGGCCGGAGCCGTTACCGGTGTTCTCGGAGTCCAGGACGGCAAAGGGCACCGGTTCCCCGGAATGGGTCTTGATGGCAAGGGGAGTGGCATGATCCGGCATCACCAGCGCTCTGAATGGTTTCCCGGTGGCCCTCATTCCTTCGAGGACAGGGCCAACCACTTCGGCATCAAAATCCTCCAGCGCCCTGAGCTTATTTTCGAGCGAACCGCCGTGGGAGGCCTCGTCCGGAGCCTCGACGTGCAGGTAGACCAGATCAACCTTCTCCAGGGCGCTTAGAGCAGCCAGAGCCTTGCCGGAATAGTTCGTATCCAGATATCCCGTCGCCCCTGGAACATCCACAACGGTAAACCCGACGGAAACGCCCAATCCCCTCAACAGGTCAACAGCCGTTATCATGGCGCCGTCAATTCCATACCTGTCGTGAAAATGGGAAATGTGGGGGCGTTTACCCTGGCCCCATAGCCAGATGGCGTTCACGGGGTTTGCCCCTGATTCAACCCTTGCACGGTTTGCAGGGTTCCCAGGAAGGGCCTGAACCGAACGCTTCATCAGGTCCAGCACCACGTCCGCGGCCTCTCCACGCGGCCACCCCGCCCCGACAGGCTGATCGGTCAGGTCGTGAGGAGGGGCTGTCTCGAGATCGTCCAACCCGTTCCTCCAGACCACAAGATGCCTGTAGGAAACGCCCGGGTGAAACTCGATCCCGTTCCCCGCAAGGTTCTCGCTCAGGGTCGCTAATATGGACTCAGCCTCTGGGCCGCTGGGATGTCCGCCGGCAAAATCCACCATGATCCATCGAGGATCAATCTCCCCTAATGGCAGCGCCGTGTCCGGCCCATCCGGGCCTGGCAGGCCCAGGGTGACAAGATTGCAGCGGAAGGCCACATCGTCAGGGCCAAGAGCAACGCCCATGCCTGCGGCCTCAATGGGGGACCGGCCGGTGTAGACCGTAGCAGGGTCGTAACCGAGGACTGAAAGGTTGGCGACGTCGCTGCCCAACGCCATCCCCGCGGGGATGGTTCGTGCAAGGCCAATAATACCGCTCATGGACATTCGGTCCATATTGGGTGTATCAGCCACTTCAAGAGGGGTCTTCCCCCCCAGTTCATCCATCGGGCGATCGGCCATCCCATCTCCGAGCAGTACGATATATTTACGTTTTTCGTTCATCTCAGTTTCCTGTTATTGATGACTTTTACGAAGTCATTAATATCCTCATCAAAAAACTCTCCCCGATCGTCACGTCCAGGGCATCGATCTCCTGAAGGGCCTCTAACATCCGTGAGAAAACGGCCTCATGGGTAATCATCACAAGGGGCACCCCACCCCCCGGGTCCGTCTCACGGCCCCGCTGGATTACAGAACTGATGCTGATCCCGTGCTTTCCCAGGATACCGGAGATGGTGGAGAGAACACCGGGGCTGTCGTGAGCGGAGACCCTGACATAGAACTCGCTGGCTGTATTCCCCGCAAGCTTCATGGGCGGTTCACTATTGCTTATGGTCCTGTAACCGCTCACGGGTATCCTCTCCACCGCCCCGGACAGGATGTCCCGGACACAGGAAACCACATCCGAGACCACGGCGCTCCCGGTGGGAAGCCTTCCCGCTCCCCTGCCATAATACAGGGATGGCCCGAGGTTGTCGTCCTGGATATAGACCGCGTTAAAAATCCCGTCCACTGAGGCAAGCGGATGCCCTTCCGGGACAAGTGACGGATGGACCCACGCCTCAACCTCGCCGCCGGATCGCCCGGCAGTCGCGAGGAGTTTGATCCGGCACCCGAAATCCTCGGCCACTTCGAGATCCAGCGGAATCAACCGGGAAATCCCCTGGTACGGAAAATCTTCCGGGGAAACGGGAATATTGAAGCAAAGGTTGACCAGAATGGCCAGTTTCTGGGCAGCATCGACACCATCGACGTCCATGGCCGGATCGGCCTCGGCATACCCCTTATCCTGCGCATCCCCGAGAACACTGGAGAAGGTCATGTGCTCCTTGTGCATGCGGGTCAGTATGTAGTTGCAGGTCCCGTTTATGATGCCGGTCACGGAGAGGATCCGGTTTGCCACGAGCCCGACCTTGATTGTGCGAACGAGGGGGATTCCTCCTGCAACGCTGCCCTCGAACCCGAGGGTCACCCCCTTCGCCCCGGCCTTTTTCGAAAGCTCGGACCAATGGGTTGAAAGGAGGGCCTTGTTGGCGGTGACAATGTGCTTTCCCCTGTTGATTGCCGCAAGTATATAGCTCCGCGCCGGTTCGATGCCGCCGATGAGTTCCACCACGATCTGAACCTCAGGATCGTTGATCACATCCATGGCATCGACAGTCATGACCCCCTCAGGGACAGTTACGTCCCTGGGGCGGTCCGGATCGATGTCGGCCACGCGGACAACCTCGATGGACGCGCCCAGACGGCTTGCCAGGAGGCCTGAGTTGCGCTGAAGGATCTCCATGACCCCGCACCCGATGTTTCCCAGGCCAATGATTCCTATCTTTACAGATTTCACTTCCTTGCCCTTATGACCCTTTTCGCCACCAGTTGGCCCATTTCGGAGCAGGAGACAAGTCGTGTGCCCTCGCTGAAGATATCCCC from bacterium BMS3Abin14 encodes:
- a CDS encoding polysulfide reductase, NrfD is translated as MPDLMKHFLMALKQIVKGSRGYYIWLGILGFFMLLGWSTYVVQLEKGLIVTAMRDQVSWGFYLSNFTFLVGVAAAAVLLVIPAYIYNFKPIKEIVLFSEMLAISAIFMCIMFIMVDLGRPDRVWHLFPFFGTMNFPSSLLAWDVLVLNGYLFLNLTVVFYVMYRIAHNLEYSMAVVKPLVILSIPWAISIHTVTAFLYNGLPARPFWNASILAPRFLASAFCSGPALMIIIFQILRKISDLEIEDSAIAKIAELIAYAMGFNLFLFGAEMFKEFYSGTAELAPLKYLYFGLKGHNALVPWLWTALIFNLIAFFLFLSPRARNNVVTLNMACVLVIIGVYIEKGMGLVVPGFIPGTLGEIYEYSPTHAEIFVALGVWATGALIYTLMLKVAIPIYTGRLRFVGGVATVGESAAVHGSVTASE
- the ttrB_3 gene encoding tetrathionate reductase subunit B precursor, with product MKKPEFSSQREHKVARRSFLKGVALGSAALVLPARDADASIWEAFFQKHFREMNDKELKKVLERLEREYAKKYDVDIKVSANKALPGVLFGYGLDLSRCIGCRRCVYACVDENNQSRDPQIHWITVLRFKKGDKWGNDLENADKYYNPAKVPEDGYFYMPTQCQQCENPPCVRACPTQATWKEDDGIVVVDYNWCIGCRYCMAACPYGARHFNWTSPGIPKKEINPDTHYLGNRPRYHGIVEKCTFCIQRTRNTPGRYPACVEVCPVGARKFGNMLDPASEIRYCIENKRIFRWKEDLNTYPKFFYFFAT
- a CDS encoding doubled CXXCH motif is translated as MRKIQVLTVLLGAVLVMTPLAARSDSKTHSGKTVAQSEPAGRVEQPIPNLFITPPPLSPGIFPCSDCHADMKTNPKRRKLTEFHEDIRLIHHAEKQRWCLDCHNPDDRDYLRLASGKLVTFGESYYLCGQCHGTIFRDWKAGVHGKRTGEWNGKKIYRLCVQCHNPHNPRFKPITPKPPPIKPADIK
- the leuA_1 gene encoding 2-isopropylmalate synthase; this encodes MAGAKKTEDEDRVVVYDTTLRDGTQAEEISLQVKDKIAIAHCLDELGIDFIEGGWPGSNPRDMEFFEKTASLKLDISRIAAFGSTRRKKTRAADDPQIQALLRASEVITIFGKSWHLHVKEALRTSLEENLDMIHDSVSYLKANADLVFYDAEHFFDGYKDDPEYALRTLQAAHKASADCLVLCDTNGGTLPSEMEKIVLEVQGAIPDARLGAHMHNDSECAVANSLLFLQLGGRHVQGTINGWGERCGNANLCSIIPALSQKMGMKTSVSPEKLSRLREISRTISEFANMAPYSRQPYVGRSAFAHKGGIHVSAIQRNRRTYEHTDPSSVGNRTRVLLSDLSGRSNILFKAAELGIRMDDKDPAIARVLEEIKELENRGFLYESAEASFELLLKKAMGKHRRFFGLKGFRVIDEKREWDKPPLSEATIMVEVDGSVEHTASVGHGPVDAMDAALRKALTKFYPVLSEVKLLDYKVRILPENKGTAAVTRVIIESGDGKTRWSTVGVSANILEASWQALVDSIEYKLLRAEEGEG
- the lysC gene encoding aspartokinase — protein: MALVVQKFGGTSVGSIEKIRHVAEIAKRAKDGGNEVVVVVSAMAGETNKLVALCAAVMEPPDPREYDVVVSTGEQVTIGLLSMALKTMGADSISLLGSQIAIHTDPVHSKARIHRIDDGKIRENLKAGRVVVLPGFQGVDENGNVTTLGRGGSDTSAVAIAAALKADACEIYTDVEGIFTADPNVVADARKISRISYDEMLEMASQGAKVLQIRSVEFAKKYHVPLHVRSTFSDVEGTWVIKEDYDMEKVVVSGVTCDKNEAKISVLRVPDRPGIAASLFGPIARANINVDMIIQNISVDGYTDMTFTVPRTDLTQALGIVRKVSKDIGARDVLTDEKVAKIAVIGTGMRNHSGVASRMFSALADEGINIMMVSTSEIKVSCVVKMKYAELAVRILHEAFDLGTESV
- a CDS encoding cofactor-independent phosphoglycerate mutase translates to MNEKRKYIVLLGDGMADRPMDELGGKTPLEVADTPNMDRMSMSGIIGLARTIPAGMALGSDVANLSVLGYDPATVYTGRSPIEAAGMGVALGPDDVAFRCNLVTLGLPGPDGPDTALPLGEIDPRWIMVDFAGGHPSGPEAESILATLSENLAGNGIEFHPGVSYRHLVVWRNGLDDLETAPPHDLTDQPVGAGWPRGEAADVVLDLMKRSVQALPGNPANRARVESGANPVNAIWLWGQGKRPHISHFHDRYGIDGAMITAVDLLRGLGVSVGFTVVDVPGATGYLDTNYSGKALAALSALEKVDLVYLHVEAPDEASHGGSLENKLRALEDFDAEVVGPVLEGMRATGKPFRALVMPDHATPLAIKTHSGEPVPFAVLDSENTGNGSGLAYSERNAQSTGLLLDRGHELMGRFIEGKL